In Rutidosis leptorrhynchoides isolate AG116_Rl617_1_P2 chromosome 2, CSIRO_AGI_Rlap_v1, whole genome shotgun sequence, one genomic interval encodes:
- the LOC139893347 gene encoding probable pectinesterase/pectinesterase inhibitor 61, producing the protein MNYGRLDPPNSQLSQPELTQPPKPIPKSKSKVKLLVFTAIILIVAAAVTVTLGVILRSKSSSRSSSGIRPKPTKAISRVCSRTLYQNLCVNSLVDFPGSLVASDKELVHISVNMTLQHVGKALYTSTDINNLDMDTHVRSAYNDCLELLEDSIDQLQHSLTIVAPGEPGSPGATDDSDALGRVGSPEDIMTWLSASLTNQDTCTDGLSEAEESVVKDKMSDKLKDLSELVSNSLAIYSSVGDGDGEEYGGVPTQNRRRRLMSEDSSGEFPGWMSRKDRRLMQTPAIGIQADIVVSKDGGNGTCKTIEEAIKKAPEKSKRRFIIYVKAGRYEEKDLKVGRKKTNLMFIGDGKGKTVITGGVSVADHVTTFHTASFAATGAGFMARDITFENYAGPGKHQAVALRVGADHSVVYRCQIIGYQDTLYVHSQRQFYRECDIYGTVDFIFGNAAVVLQSCNIYARKPMDKQKVTITAQNRKDPNQNTGISIHSCRLLADHDLVASKGSFQTFLGRPWKKYSRTVYMLSYMGDHIDPQGWLEWDGTFALDTLYYGEYMNNGPGAAIGRRVKWPGYRVITSTIEASRFTVAKFIYGSSWLPSTGVAFLAGLSE; encoded by the exons ATGAATTATGGTAGACTTGATCCACCAAACTCACAATTATCCCAACCTGAATTAACTCAACCACCAAAACCAATCCCAAAATCGAAATCGAAAGTAAAACTATTAGTATTCACGGCAATCATCCTTATTGTCGCGGCTGCAGTGACCGTGACACTAGGGGTGATTTTGCGCTCAAAGTCCTCCAGCCGATCCAGTTCAGGGATCCGCCCGAAACCAACAAAAGCCATTTCACGCGTTTGTAGTCGTACACTTTACCAAAATCTATGTGTTAACTCATTAGTCGATTTCCCGGGTTCACTCGTTGCCTCGGATAAAGAACTCGTTCACATTTCAGTAAACATGACACTTCAACACGTCGGAAAGGCATTATACACGTCTACCGATATCAATAACCTTGATATGGATACACATGTACGGTCAGCATACAATGATTGTCTAGAGCTTCTAGAAGATTCCATTGATCAGCTTCAGCATTCATTGACAATAGTAGCGCCCGGCGAGCCTGGTTCACCGGGCGCTACTGATGATAGTGACGCGCTAGGCCGCGTGGGATCCCCTGAGGACATAATGACGTGGCTGAGTGCGTCACTAACCAATCAGGACACTTGTACTGACGGATTATCCGAGGCCGAAGAAAGTGTGGTTAAGGATAAAATGTCTGACAAGCTCAAGGATTTATCCGAGCTTGTTAGTAACAGTTTGGCGATATATTCGTCAGTCGGTGACGGTGACGGAGAAGAATATGGTGGGGTCCCGACACAAAATCGACGTCGGAGGTTAATGTCGGAAGATAGTTCCGGCGAGTTTCCGGGATGGATGAGTAGGAAAGATAGGAGGTTGATGCAGACGCCGGCAATCGGAATTCAAGCTGACATAGTGGTGTCAAAAGACGGTGGAAATGGCACGTGCAAAACGATTGAAGAGGCGATTAAAAAGGCACCAGAAAAAAGTAAACGGCGGTTTATAATTTACGTTAAGGCAGGAAG GTACGAAGAGAAGGATTTAAAAGTGGGAAGAAAGAAAACCAATTTGATGTTCATAGGAGATGGAAAGGGAAAAACAGTAATTACAGGAGGAGTAAGTGTAGCTGACCATGTGACAACATTCCACACCGCATCTTTTG CCGCGACTGGCGCAGGGTTCATGGCTCGTGACATAACATTCGAGAATTATGCTGGTCCGGGAAAACACCAAGCGGTTGCACTCAGAGTTGGTGCAGACCACTCGGTGGTTTACCGGTGCCAGATAATTGGGTATCAGGACACATTATATGTACACTCTCAACGTCAATTTTATCGGGAATGTGATATTTATGGGACGGTTGATTTTATTTTTGGAAACGCGGCCGTTGTTTTACAAAGTTGTAACATTTATGCCCGAAAACCAATGGACAAGCAAAAGGTAACCATCACGGCACAAAATCGTAAAGACCCTAATCAAAACACGGGGATTTCGATCCATTCATGCAGGCTTTTAGCGGATCATGATCTTGTGGCCTCAAAGGGAAGTTTTCAAACGTTTCTTGGGCGACCATGGAAAAAGTATTCAAGGACCGTTTACATGTTGTCGTACATGGGTGACCACATTGACCCACAAGGTTGGTTGGAATGGGATGGCACATTTGCACTTGATACATTATATTATGGTGAGTATATGAATAATGGGCCCGGTGCGGCTATTGGTAGACGGGTCAAATGGCCCGGTTATCGGGTCATCACATCCACTATAGAGGCTAGTCGGTTCACGGTGGCTAAGTTTATATACGGGTCGTCATGGTTGCCATCAACCGGAGTTGCTTTCTTGGCGGGTTTATCAGAATAA